Genomic segment of Dunckerocampus dactyliophorus isolate RoL2022-P2 chromosome 13, RoL_Ddac_1.1, whole genome shotgun sequence:
ggctagcatgttggacGGGTGAACAATAGTCTGTCAAAGATGGGGAAGAAAGGGAGGAAGGGGGAAGAAGAGGGGAAGAAAGGAAGAGAGAAAAAGAGGGCGAAACAAAAAGAAGTGTGTCTGGTGGTGGTTTTTGTATGCTTCAACGCAGATAAATATTGGAAATGTTGATTCCTGAGTCTTAAGTTTACATTCAACTTTATTGATAAAAAGCACAGCAACCAGATTTGTCACAaaggtaaataataaataaagccaTCTAACTGGATTGTCAGTGCTTCGGTTGTCACTGCAgatgttttcgtcattaatgAGACAAATAAGCCACTTGCCAAGCTTCTCAACTTTTATTTGACATATTTGGTATGTGGTATTGAGACAGAAATAACTAAGAAATTCATCATCttaaagatatactgtaaatgtgatcATGGGCCAGTGTAAATTATTTGAATATAAACATTTAGCAGTGTGTGACCaaaaaaatgagacaaaaaaaacgaaatttaaaattaataacACAGAAATTGTTTAAGCAATAAATGTGAGttgaaaaaaactacacaccAACTACAGCCAATAACATGTACACGACAAATATAAAAGGGCATGCAGGCAAACTGAGGTCAGGAATATCAAATTGGATATTACAAAATCATAATGAATATGCTTTAACATGCGGTGCTTTCACATACCCTGAGCCTTCATAAGTTATTGTAAAGGAATGCAAACCATTGCTCTTCAATTCATTTAATCTTGTACTGTATAGTTTAATACTCAGCACTTATCAGCCGCACAAGTTGGACGTCGAGTTGAAGCAGCTggagtaaatactgtatatgttgcaGAGTCGACTTTTCCTAAATACCGAGTAAAAATAGCTACAGATGCGGAGTGTCGTCATCATCCGTAATTggtcaaatgttgaaatatgctAATAAAACCGGAAGCAGCAACGGTCTCTCATTGGCCAAATGTTGGATATGTTGGACAATGGACATAGGCGTAGCTGATTGGGTGATGACAAACTAAACGGCaccagggaaaaaaaagtttgtgaaaAGTTTAATAATACTCACCACTTATCAGCTACAAATTCAACGTCGAGTTGAGCTGCagcaaatatacagtaagttgGCGTTATACTTCGGCGAGACGAGCGTCGTCATCTCCGTGATCATGTCCGTGATTGGTTAAATGCTGGAATATGCTAATAAAGCCGGAAGCACCAGGGCGCTGTCTCATTGGCCAAATGTTGGATATATTAGAAATAGAAACCGAGCTGATTGGGTGAGAAAGGTGGAGAATGTTGGAATAAGGGACGCTgattggtccatatcgccctttcagtggcgaaaaaaactaaataaaataatttatggaacaaacaGGGCTTATTAATTGTCCACTTGACCATGGatatgaaatgaggaaaaaaaagtgttatttctcaaatttctatctatcttaTCGTTTTTGGGGTGGAGGGGGGACGCTTGCTGCCGAAAAAAATAGACGCgctctgcacatgcgtagaacccaattgaaccgattgcgttccgggtacgtattgctcAGTGacaggcatctctgtgtggagtttgcatgttcttcccgtgcgtgcgtgggttttctccgggaacTCCGGTTCGTCCCACAttcagaaacatgcatgttggctaattggcgactctaaattgcccataggtgtgaatgcgagtgtgagtggttgtttgtctatatgtgtcctgctgttggctggcgaccagtccagggtgtaccctgcccaaTACCCTATCCCatatctgggataggctccagcatgcccccacgaccctaatgagaataagGGACGTCATAAATTGCCTTAAACAAATGTAGTAATTAAATATGATTAAAGAAAATGTAGTAACgttaactttatttaaaaacaaacgcATCACTTGAGTCTCGCTTTaaaatgtttagtttttttaagaCGCTATAAATTAACTACAAAACATAACCTAAGTAGCGTCCTTGTGCAGCCCGGTCAGAATTTCTCGAGCACAACCAGTTAGTGCGATGTGCTTTTGCCAGTATGGCTGTGAGATGGGacttaaattgtattcattatggTCGTGTACTAGTGTAGctccggccgggttttggggactgggcttaCGGGtatgttcagtggacaaaacgcgtgcctgttggtcgctctccatGAGGGCACTGACATAATACATTTGTATCAAAAcgttctcgcgatcgaccggcaaagttccaaagatcgactagtatcTCACGATCGACAGGTTGGCGACCCCAGTCTTACACTATAATTGAAGATACCAAAGAGCCCACTAATTATGTTCTTTAACTCGTGCTTGGTTGttccaaaaaccaaaaaaaaagagtggataataacagaaaataacccAGTACGCCATGTCATGTTTAATGACAAAAGTGACCTCAAAATATTCATGTGACAGCTTAGACGTGAGGAGAGAAATTGTGCAGAAAAGCTCAGTGTTGAGTCTGACAGAGGTACACGGCCGATTAGACATGCAACAGATCATAAAAACTCTGAAGGAGCACAATGTTTTGCATGTTATTGCAGACATGCAAACCAAAGCAAATAATAGTAACTTTGTATAAATATTACATCTTCAGATTTATTTTTCTACGACATACGACAGATCAGGAAAATCATTGCGCGGGGCATGCTCCCATTGCTCTCCAGAGCTGTTGTATTCCACGAGCCACCTGAGAAACTAAAATGATTTGTGAGCGTAACTGCTGCTATGTTATCATCTACCAGAGTAAGACAGATGAACAAGACAGAGTGGTTGAAGTACAAAAACATAGCCAGCGACAAGCTTCTCTCTTTTCTATCCATGACAATCGATGCCTAtgcaacaaaaacaagctcTCCTTGAATAGAATTGAATTTTTTGAGAATTTGCTTGGATAAGCAAGAGTAAAGAAGGTGGGCACAGGTAAACTGTAATGAATTGCAGCACTCGTTTGACATTATTTCCGTCTGCAACATAACATACATAATCATTTTATACAGTAAAGAACAAAAGAGGCAACGATTCCTCCCTTGTTGAGATGAGACCTCTTTACTACAACCTCCATTTAAGGTGTCATAATCTCTCCCAGTCTGAAGTTACTCCACGAAATAGCCAGGGCCCGGGACATTTTCTCACTTTGAGGCCTATAGGCACTAAACTGACAGCTGACGGTCTTATTCGTATTGCCTTGCTCTTCCTGTCGCTCTTTACAACAGGTTTGCCAAACTAGCTGGAAAATCTCCAACTGACAATCATGACAAGGTGACTGTGTGGACAAAACATGTTAAGCATGGTTCATCGGACGAGAACAAGCTTGGATGGCGGGGGATCATGGTTGGTGCTGCAGAGGCTCTCATTCCCAGTTCTCCCAGTCTTCTTCCaactggttgaaaaaaaaagggaaccaGGGATGGTAAAATAGTCCAAATATTTACACtgactggcaaaaaaaaagttagaataaaAAAACGAGTATTTTAACGGTTTCCGATCATGCATTTCCTCCCGTTTTTCTCtcaaaatttagtgggtgtgtaACACCGGTTCATCTTATACATCGGAAATTACGGAATGTTTCAGCTAGCAACAACATCAAAAGCCACAACCtgcagtcatgaaaaaaaatcaccttcttCCAGAAGGCATGCATCATGCATGACAAAACATCTAAAGAGATTGCTGAAACTACTAAAATCGGGTTAAGAGCGGTCAAACACTTTATTAAAAAGTGGAAGGACAGTGGAGAAACTTTGCGTCCTGGTCCAAATCTCCCGCAACGGATAAAAGACATTGTGGCATTGCATAAGCTTGTGGAAACAATGCcacaattgtattgtattgtattgtatgtactttatttatcccacagcggggaatgATGCGTATTGCAATGAATGCGTATTGCCGTAATCAAAGCTACAggccaacaacaaaacattaacGTGTGACCGTTTCATTTGGCCAGGAGGTGTATAAACTACCGTTGGAGTTAAGATGGAAAGAAAACACCAACCTCTCCAGATGCTTCAATTTTAGACAGTGCCAGCTGCACTTCCTCTTCTGTCATATCCAGATCAAAGTCTTTCTCCCAGTCCTCGCTCACATCAGTGCTGGAGCCTGGAGGACAAAAAGAGATTGCAATCTACAACTTTGTGTCACCTAAACTCAGTATTTGGTATTTAGCAAACATATCATTATTAGTGAATGCTAGCATGTCGCAGCtaagtaaaaataatatactgtaacagCATTGTACCTTTCTTGCCATTGTTAGAAGGCGTTGACTTCCCGCTGTCAGAGTTGAGCTCAAACACTCTCAGGTCTTGCGGAGCCTCCTCCTTTACAGCCTCCACTTTAGGGGTCCTTGCTGACACCCCATCCACAATGACCGCTGGCAGGGTTCCAGCTTCCACTTGGGCATCAGGAGCCAAGACATTCTGCGTAGGCTGTTGGGGTTTTTTCGTCTTGTCTGCTACATCGTCCACAGTAGCCTCTGTCAGCTTCTTCGCCAGCATAGACACAACGGGCTCTGGACGCACTTCCAGCTGCGTTGGCAGGCTGACACTGTCGCTGCTAATGGAGGGGGTGGTGTCACGCTCTTCGCTCGGAGACAGGATGGGAGTCAGGTGTGTGGTTGCTGCAGAGGCCTGGCTTGAGCTGTTGTCCAATGGGGGCTTGAGGTTGAGACGAGACGACGAAGTGGTGCCGAGAAAATCATCTAACAGAGACAGGAAAGCCAAACAATGTTATTAAAGTGAGGAAGTACAGTTTCAAAATTAATTTCTATTTGTTGCTGGTATACCCTCCTCCTCCCAGTCAAGTGTCTCAGTGTGGGAAGTCTGCTCTGCCCTCTGCTTCAGCGCCACCCGCCGTGCCTCCTCCTAAcaccaaaacagaaaaaatacattttggtttttctttttttttgctaaactaCAGTATTTCACGTACATTAATGTTAAACTAATTTGCAATTTGTCATCAAATCTTAAGATTTCTTCAAGTTGATGAGAAATATGATTTTAGAGAAAAACTGAACTTGAAAGACTTAGAAACATTTGTaaatgagtgagtgagtgtatAGCAAAGCTCAGAGTTTATGCAGAGAAAACGTTAATTACAACTTGTCATATTCACTTTAGGCAGCAGGGGGAGGCAAATGTTCAAAAACACACTGCAATGCCAGGCTACTGGACCGCAGGTGTCAGGTTAGCTCTACGTTTACCTGATCCAGCTGGAAGACTTTGTAGAAGTACCTCTGCCAGAACTCTGGGTGGGTCACTGCTGCTGGGACCTTTagaaaacatccaaaaacaAACTTTTAGTTCAAAAGCAAAGTAAAAGGCAGCATCACAACAGTAAGCATACCATTTTGGTGTAAAGCGCTCGTATTGAAGGACTGCTGACCAAAAGCTCAGAGATTTGTCCTTTCTTATCCTCCATACTGAAGGTGGCCAACCAGTTGTCAAATTGTTCTGGGGGGCCTGAGGGAAAACACATAACCCACGTTTAAATCACAGTCAAAGACAAATAAATGTTCTCATTGTATACAATGTGGCGTATGTGTTACGCAATAACAAGGGAATAGGCACTAAAATGTGACTAGTTAAAGACAAGTATATTAAAATGAAGTTAACGTTTTTCTTCTTTGATTGGAgtgatgtctcttctgttgaAATTCATACactgttccaaattattattcatccattttctatgccgcttatcctcattaaggtcgctagggtatgatggagcctatcccagctgactgtgggcgagaggcggggtacaccccggactggtggccagccaatcgcagggcacatatagacaaccattcacgctcacattcatacctatgaacaatttagagtcgccaattagcctaacttgcatggttttggaacgtgggagaacaccggagtacccggagaactccacacagagatgcccaagcggagattcgaacccaggtcctcccgatctcctgactgtgtggccaacatgctaaacactcggccaccgtgcagcccaaattattatgcagatGATATTTTTCTCTAACAGCCAGGTTTCGTTAGGTAATGAAGGAGGTTAACACCGACCCCTAGAGAGATGAGCCCACCTACTCACCCCtccagaggacagctttgtaaagaaaaaaaaagcaggctttgctacatatCTTAAAATTTAGCTGGAGACTAGATAGTCTATGCCtgtatttggcaaacacaaCTCAGTAGCATTAAAGCTAGACACACCAAATGGTGTGTTCCCATTCGGGCTCACTAAAAGCACTTGTCTTAATACCAGCATCAAGGCTGGATTTGGGTAACATGTTTTGAATAAACTATCGTGGAACCaccaaaacatatttaaaatagttgaaaagtAACATGGAACCCTTTAAGGACTGAAATTATTTGTCAAAGCATTACAAGAgaacatgaaaaaatattgaacagGGTGTCTAAAGTCCGCAAAGGAATCACAGAGGTTGTTAAGTCACATGAAGAACATGATGACCTGACAAGGCATCGCTCTTGGATTTTGTGACAGCCCTTCACATCCACTGTGCCATCAATGAGTATTCGCCATCACACAGTTGACTGCTCATATATTGATGAGCAGTCGCATTATTGTGTTGACACAATAAAATGGAACATTAGGTGCAGTGTGTTGTCATATACGTGCATTTTGTAGCCATGTGCTGTTATTATATGaatgtttttaagttttttgtGAAACAGTTTCTAGAAGGATAATCGTAATATCTCTTTCTAGACATAATATTATTCTGTGCCAATAGAATAAAATGATTGCCGATGGTCTCgcctttgctttgttttgaaaGCTTGCACCATTCTGTTAAGATGTTGTCCAGATTTGTGAAGTCAAGAGATGACTGATGATGGACAGAGTGTGTTAGTTAACCATCGCTATTATAGTTAATCCAAAAAGTGTTTGACAGGCTTGAACATGTTTTGTCAGTGCTGGAACAGGAAAGGCCCTTCCTGTCCCCACAAAGTTGTTCAATAGGTTTTAAAAAGATATAATAAGTCAAGAAGGGGACTTGTCAATGTAGTACCTGAAAACAAAACTCAACATCGACTTACCATCGGGCTCGTTGCAGTATGTGGCTGGGTCAGCCTGCAGACTGTAGAGACGTGCCTGCAAGGACAACATGGGCTTAACTTTGGTTGTACTGATTTACTTTCAACACAGAACACAACTAAATCTGTTTTAAGAGCATTGATCAATATTTTCTAGAATAGTTTTGTATCaagtacaaagaagaagaagacgactcATGGTTGAAGTGGTCAAATACAGAAAATTCTAAAGATGGCATTGTTGTTAACAGGAAATACAAGGATCAAAGCCTACCTTTGAGCTGTCATATACTTCTGTAGTTCCTGCTGGAGTTGCCACCAATGTGATAACATCGCAGTCGATGGTTTTATCAGGGGGTGGAGCAAGTGTGTCTGTTATGACCCCTAAGAAACTAGAGAGGCTCTTTTTCACCTTTTCTGTGGTCTCTGATGATCCTTCcacctaaaaaaaatgttttgtgaactctccaaaatgtcattttccgcAACAGGATCCAAATTAGTTCATGGACCAAAACGCAGAGATGGCAACAATGGAAAATCATAACATTACTAACATCCATGGGGCACATTTGCATGGCAACTGAGAAAAACTGTGATATGCAGTTATTTACCGGCATTGTGGTTCTCAGTTGAGTTGTTTTTATCATTTCTATCTGACGAGAACATTTCTCTTGGAGGGTAGATAACATTTCTAATTTTCTAGTTTtgtaatgacaaataaaatcaaCTTACCGCAAGCTTGTTTTTGACAGCAGTGGCTGTGGCCACAATTGAACAGGCGGTGTCATGCTGCACTACAGTGGAGAACTCATTCAAGTCTCGTTTGATAAACTCTAAGGCCTCAGATGACTGGAAAGGAAAGGTAACGATTAAATTGCTGTCACCGTGGACAATTATAGCCATAATGCTGTAAAACAGTTGCTAATGTCTTCACAATGCAGCCGTGTTTGAACTGAATTGAATTCTACACCTGCTctgttatatatttaataaaccAATCAAAGCAGACAGTACGGCACTGTTCTGCATGGCGTgaatgtaatgtatttattacctTGTCTTTGACGGCCTGGAAGCTTTGTTGAAGCCAGCCTCCCCACCAGCCTTCTCTGTCGTCATACACACATTAAATAAACGTCAACTTCTTATATTTACATGCAACTAGAACCACTATTTCGGCAACCAAGTCATCAAACGATGCAACATCGCATGAATGAATTTACTTCAGACCGCTACTAGTTGGATAACATTTAATGAGAGGTTAGGGTACTCGCAAACCAAACGCTTCTAACTATCAGCATTTGCCAAGATAAGAAAATAATTCAACTGATTAATGAGCTGACATATATTTGCCATATGCCATAAAATTAATGTTCGTTTCTCGATTTGTCGTGACAATTTTTGCTCGACAACAAATGTACCCAAGCTAAGCTAAAGCTAGCATGGctacatttttgtaaacaaaTGCACTTCCTGAAACGATTCCGGATAAGGTTCAGCACGGTAGTTTTAACATTCTAATTTCTCCAATTACTAATGAAGACACATCAACAACAATAGCCATAAAATAACCATAGTTATTAGTGAAATCAACTTTAGAAGTAAAAATACTCTGCGAGTTTACGCTCACCCTTCAGCCATCTTcagatgatgacatcatcagtgtTTACTGAACTCTAACCCCCAGCTACGTCAAAAGAATACACTCGTGACAAAAACTGAAGAATAGGTTGTTTGATAGCGTCACAAGGTTATATTATGTAAAGGAAGGACACTGTATAAAACAAAAAGTTTGTTGTGTGCTTTAAACTTCTCATGTTATGTGTATGCTGCGCTGGTCACATTAGGTTGTCTACGGCGGTCGCTGAAGACCAAACTAGATAGCAACGCTAAAGACGTAATGTTTTTGCAATGGCCGTGATTGGATTGTTACGTGGACATACACACCATACATTAAGGCTAAAAAACATTAATTATGGTTCGCCAGAAGTAAGCAATAGACAATTATGGTTCGCTTGAAGTAAGGAATAACCAAATCCAAGTGCACACTAATATTAGATCTAAATTGCATGTAacatgtggggggaaaaaaaacagcaaaaatgggaaaagagcaaagagtgaagctgaTATTAGTAATACACTTTCCACCTAtgtcacaaagctaagatgcagttTAGAATATTTACATGccttgctttacaaaatatcaacgtggcccttgcatcctttcatttttcactatgtggctctcgctggaaatagtttggacacccctgaaataaACCATACACCATAAGCCATTGTGATATGTTCTTGCTGATGATTGTGTGATG
This window contains:
- the bsdc1 gene encoding BSD domain-containing protein 1; translation: MAEGEGWWGGWLQQSFQAVKDKSSEALEFIKRDLNEFSTVVQHDTACSIVATATAVKNKLAVEGSSETTEKVKKSLSSFLGVITDTLAPPPDKTIDCDVITLVATPAGTTEVYDSSKARLYSLQADPATYCNEPDGPPEQFDNWLATFSMEDKKGQISELLVSSPSIRALYTKMVPAAVTHPEFWQRYFYKVFQLDQEEARRVALKQRAEQTSHTETLDWEEEDDFLGTTSSSRLNLKPPLDNSSSQASAATTHLTPILSPSEERDTTPSISSDSVSLPTQLEVRPEPVVSMLAKKLTEATVDDVADKTKKPQQPTQNVLAPDAQVEAGTLPAVIVDGVSARTPKVEAVKEEAPQDLRVFELNSDSGKSTPSNNGKKGSSTDVSEDWEKDFDLDMTEEEVQLALSKIEASGELEEDWENWE